In a genomic window of Candidatus Cybelea sp.:
- a CDS encoding superinfection immunity protein, whose protein sequence is MAAAFSIGLFFWMIVSAIGTMIYFLPSILAVVAHRRNSATIVVLNILLGWSFIGWVVALIMALMKDPTPLQVVHLHQQVYSTARPPGTSIEPVVADRPEPGRDQTKLSG, encoded by the coding sequence GTGGCGGCGGCGTTCTCTATCGGGCTCTTCTTCTGGATGATCGTGTCGGCGATCGGAACGATGATTTATTTCCTGCCGTCAATCCTCGCCGTCGTCGCACACCGCCGCAACTCCGCCACGATCGTCGTTCTCAATATTCTACTTGGCTGGTCGTTCATCGGTTGGGTCGTCGCGCTCATCATGGCGCTGATGAAGGATCCCACGCCGCTACAAGTCGTTCACCTGCACCAGCAGGTCTACTCTACTGCAAGACCACCGGGAACATCGATCGAACCGGTCGTCGCCGACCGCCCTGAACCCGGCCGCGACCAAACAAAACTTTCTGGCTAA